A region of Heterodontus francisci isolate sHetFra1 unplaced genomic scaffold, sHetFra1.hap1 HAP1_SCAFFOLD_186, whole genome shotgun sequence DNA encodes the following proteins:
- the LOC137366485 gene encoding probable G-protein coupled receptor 139, with translation VNLLTIGILSRGKCGLSKCVTRYLVAMSAADLLVIILDLIFRHIPIVYWEQFLFLWSIPVCNIHAILLYTVTDCSVWFTVTFTFDRFVAICCQNLKSKYCSEKASAVVVGTVSVLSCLKNIFWYFMLTGWYRLGNEPWFCSVTTDARLSRVWGTIEFLHNILTPAVPFVLILLLNALTVRHILVSSRGRRRLRAHSSGESHRDPEMESRRKSIILLLVISGNFMLLWALLMGYSIWSRMNDLGYRSVYLPRFLMELSFMLQLLSCSTNTAIYAVTQTQFREQVKNVLKYPFTTIVKLIQ, from the coding sequence gttaacttgctgacgattgggatcctgtctcggggaaagtgcggtctctccaaatgtgtcactcggtacctggtggccatgtcagcggctgatctactggtcattatcctggacctgatattcagacacattcccattgtttattgggaacagtttctgttcctgtggtccatccccgtgtgtaatatccacgccatcctgctttacacagtcacagactgttctgtctggttcaccgtcactttcacctttgatcgatttgtggccatttgttgtcagaatctgaaaagtaaatattgcagtgagaaagcatcggctgtggttgtgggaacagtgagtgtgctgagctgtttaaagaacatcttctggtattttatgttaacgggttggTATCGGCTGGGGAACGAACCCTGGTTTTGTTCTGTAACAACGGATGCTCGgttatctcgtgtctggggaacaatcgagttcctccacaacattctaaccccggccgtcccatttgtgctgattctgctgctcaacgctctcaccgtcagacacattttagtgagcagcagaggacgcaggagactccgggctcacagcagtggggagagtcacagagaccccgagatggagagtcgaaggaaatctatcattttactgttagttatctctgggaatttcatgctgttgtgggccctgttaatggggtATTCTATATGGAGCCGGATGAATGatttgggttatcggtctgtttatctccctcggtttctgatggaattgtccttcatgctccagctcctgagctgctccacaaacactgcgatttacgccgtgacccagactcagttcagagagcaggtgaagaatgtgctgaaatatccctttactacaattgttaaattaattcaataa